Within Paenibacillus sp. RUD330, the genomic segment AGCAGGACATAGCGGCACTCCTGCCCGGACAGGCTTCCGACATGATGCCTGAACCGGTCCCGCATGATGGGAGAGGACGCCTTGACCCAGACGGAGCCGGCCATGACGATATCGACCGGCTCCTCTCCGAAGTCGAGCCCGCGGATGCAGCCTGCAGCGGACAGGGCCATCTGGCGGGCGGAATGATCGACCGCCGCGAACGCCGCCTCGTCTCCCGCCGCGGCGGCCTCGAGCAGCACGGTGACCAGCTCCGTGTAAGGCAGGGAGCGGGACGTCGCCGCCTCGACGACGCGCTCGATGTACGGTTCCTTGCCGTCCAGGCCGAGCAGCCTCATGACCGGCTCGGTCATGGCGGTCGGCTGGCCGAGCCGGAAGAAGGCGTCGTAGACGATGCGCAGCGCGCGCCGCGCCAAGTAGTAGCCGCCGGCCTCGTCGCCGGACAGCTCGCTGCCGACGCCGCCGATCTGCAGCCGCCGGCCGGAAGGCGAGATGCCGCCGGTGCAGGCGCCCGACCCGTTGATGGAGCAGACGCCGCTGCCGGATTCGCTGCCGGCCTTCACTCCGAGGAAGCTGTCGTTGTCCATCGCGAAGCGGGCGAAGCCGAGCTCCCCGATGATCCGGTTCAGGCTGGCCTTCTGGGAGGCGATATCCGCTCCGGCCAGGCCGAAGGCGGCTGCCGCGGCATCCTCGGCGCGCAGTCCGTTGCGGGAGAGGAGCAGGCCGAGCTGCTCTCCCATGACCCGCTTGGCGCTGATGTAGCCGTCCTTGAACTGCTCGTGGCTGCATGTGCCGGAGCGGATGGAGTCGATCTTCCTGCCGTCCAGATCGAACAAATAATAATCGGTCTTGCTGTTGCCGCCGTCAACGCCGATGACGAATGCGTTTTTCATGTGATGGTCCTCCTCGGCGCCTTACGCGAACTGCGGGAGATATTCCCGGTGAGCTTCCTTCAGCTCGTCGAAGCAGGCGCGGGCCGCGTTGTAATCGCCGACGAGCGGGTTCATCATGAGGGCGCGCATGGCCGCTTCCTCGCTGCCGGACACGGCGGCAGCGACCGTCTCGCGCTCGTAGGCCTTGATCATCACCATGTAATCGCGGATATGGGCGTTGTCGAGCTCCGGCAGAGCAACCGGCTTCGCTCCGTCCTTGCCGATGACAGCCGATATTTCCACCGCGTCGCCGTCTTCCATGAAGCCTAGAGCGCCGTTGTTCAGCAGATTGACCACATGGATCTCCTGCTTGTCGTTCCAGATGGCGTCGACGAGGCTGATCGCCACCTCGGAGTAGTTCGCCCCGCCGCGGGAAGCCAGCAGCTCCGGCTTCGTATGGAGCTTGGCGTCGGCATACATGCCGAGCAGGTCCTCCTCGATCTCCATGCAGCGCTCCCCGCGCGATTGCTGGCTTTCCATGAGAAGCTTCAGCTTCTTGTTTTTGAAATAGTAGTATTCCAGATAAGAAGAAGGGATGGCGCCGACGAGCTGCACGAGCTCCTTGCT encodes:
- a CDS encoding BadF/BadG/BcrA/BcrD ATPase family protein; translated protein: MKNAFVIGVDGGNSKTDYYLFDLDGRKIDSIRSGTCSHEQFKDGYISAKRVMGEQLGLLLSRNGLRAEDAAAAAFGLAGADIASQKASLNRIIGELGFARFAMDNDSFLGVKAGSESGSGVCSINGSGACTGGISPSGRRLQIGGVGSELSGDEAGGYYLARRALRIVYDAFFRLGQPTAMTEPVMRLLGLDGKEPYIERVVEAATSRSLPYTELVTVLLEAAAAGDEAAFAAVDHSARQMALSAAGCIRGLDFGEEPVDIVMAGSVWVKASSPIMRDRFRHHVGSLSGQECRYVLLEAPPAAGAVLWALELALGKPAEKTVRERVLSSVQ